In a single window of the Labeo rohita strain BAU-BD-2019 chromosome 23, IGBB_LRoh.1.0, whole genome shotgun sequence genome:
- the tmem240a gene encoding transmembrane protein 240 isoform X1 has product MHMITTTMIFMILGASVVMAIACLMDMNALLDRFHNYILPHLRGEDRVCHCNCGRHHVHYVIPYDGDHSLVDSSENYFVSDSVTKQEMDLMLGLLLGFCISWLLLWLDGALHCAVRAWRASRYYDTPSWSWLPQFCNLRDLRRRAQLRQLEDSSGNMVHIKQKLYHNGHPSPRHL; this is encoded by the exons ATGCATATGATCACAACCACCATGATTTTTATGATCCTCGGTGCTTCAGTTGTCATG GCGATAGCGTGTTTAATGGACATGAACGCACTCCTGGACCGCTTTCACAACTACATCTTACCGCATTTACGAGGGGAAGACCGCGTCTGTCATTGCAACTGTGGAAG GCATCATGTTCACTACGTAATTCCATATGACGGAGACCATTCACTCGTGGACTCGTCTGAGAATTACTTTGTGAGTGACAGTGTGACCAAACAGGAGATGGACCTCATGCTGGGGCTGTTGCTGGGCTTCTGTATCAGCTGGCTGTTGTTGTGGCTGGATGGAGCTTTGCACTGTGCTGTGAGGGCCTGGAGAGCCAGTCGCTATTATG ATACCCCTTCCTGGTCGTGGTTGCCACAGTTCTGCAACCTCCGGGACCTCCGTAGACGCGCACAGCTGCGGCAGCTGGAGGATTCCAGCGGAAACATGGTGCACATCAAGCAGAAGCTCTATCACAATGGTCATCCCAGCCCCCGCCACCTCTGA
- the tmem240a gene encoding transmembrane protein 240 isoform X2: MDMNALLDRFHNYILPHLRGEDRVCHCNCGRHHVHYVIPYDGDHSLVDSSENYFVSDSVTKQEMDLMLGLLLGFCISWLLLWLDGALHCAVRAWRASRYYDTPSWSWLPQFCNLRDLRRRAQLRQLEDSSGNMVHIKQKLYHNGHPSPRHL, encoded by the exons ATGGACATGAACGCACTCCTGGACCGCTTTCACAACTACATCTTACCGCATTTACGAGGGGAAGACCGCGTCTGTCATTGCAACTGTGGAAG GCATCATGTTCACTACGTAATTCCATATGACGGAGACCATTCACTCGTGGACTCGTCTGAGAATTACTTTGTGAGTGACAGTGTGACCAAACAGGAGATGGACCTCATGCTGGGGCTGTTGCTGGGCTTCTGTATCAGCTGGCTGTTGTTGTGGCTGGATGGAGCTTTGCACTGTGCTGTGAGGGCCTGGAGAGCCAGTCGCTATTATG ATACCCCTTCCTGGTCGTGGTTGCCACAGTTCTGCAACCTCCGGGACCTCCGTAGACGCGCACAGCTGCGGCAGCTGGAGGATTCCAGCGGAAACATGGTGCACATCAAGCAGAAGCTCTATCACAATGGTCATCCCAGCCCCCGCCACCTCTGA
- the LOC127154834 gene encoding succinate dehydrogenase [ubiquinone] iron-sulfur subunit, mitochondrial-like: MFQCISLTRNAVAFRNCSALVLVRYAQTAAAPAPEPKIKKFQIYRWDPDTPGDKPRMQTFEVDLNTCGPMVLDALIKIKNEMDSTLTFRRSCREGICGSCAMNINGGNTLACLDKIDTNTSKVTKIYPLPHMYVVKDLVPDMSNFYAQYKSIEPYLKKKDESNLGKDQYLQSVEDRQKLDGLYECILCACCSTSCPSYWWNGDKYLGPAVLMQAYRWMIDSRDDFTEERLSKLQDPFSLYRCHTIMNCTKTCPKGLNPGKAIAEIKKMMATYQAKKSSAI; this comes from the exons ATGTTCCAGTGCATTTCTTTGACTCGCAACGCTGTTGCTTTTCGCAACTGTAGTGCGTTGGTG CTGGTACGATATGCCCAGACAGCAGCTGCCCCTGCCCCTGAgccaaaaataaagaaatttcaGATTTACAGATGGGACCCTGACACACCTGGTGACAAGCCCCGCATGCAAACCTTTGAGGTTGATTTGAACAC ATGTGGTCCAATGGTTCTTGATGCtctcatcaaaattaaaaatgaaatggacTCGACACTCACCTTCAGACGCTCATGCAGAGagg gTATCTGTGGCTCATGTGCTATGAACATCAACGGGGGTAACACCTTAGCCTGCTTAGACAAAATAGATACAAATACCAGCAAAGTGACAAAGATTTACCCCCTGCCTCACATGTATGTTGTAAAAGATCTAGTCCCT GATATGAGCAACTTTTATGCACAGTACAAGTCTATTGAGCCCTATTTAAAAAAGAAGGACGAGTCAAACCTGGGAAAAGACCAGTACCTCCAGTCAGTCGAGGACCGTCAAAAGCTG GATGGCCTGTATGAATGCATTCTGTGTGCGTGCTGCAGCACTAGTTGTCCTAGTTACTGGTGGAATGGAGACAAGTACCTTGGTCCAGCTGTGCTCATGCAG GCGTACAGGTGGATGATTGACTCTCGTGATGACTTTACAGAAGAGCGTCTGTCCAAATTACAGGACCCTTTCTCCCTCTACCGCTGTCACACAATAATGAATTGTACAAAGACATGTCCCAAG GGACTCAATCCTGGAAAAGCCATAGCAGAAATTAAGAAAATGATGGCGACTTACCAAGCAAAGAAATCATCTGCCATCTGA